In one Nicotiana sylvestris chromosome 8, ASM39365v2, whole genome shotgun sequence genomic region, the following are encoded:
- the LOC138875263 gene encoding uncharacterized protein — MTGLSTSIVAYKLPTNPTCPPVKQKLRKFKPDMSLKIKEEVTKQVKAKILVVVEYPTWLANIIPVPKKDGKVRVCVDYRDLNRASLKDKFPLSNAHILIDNCAKHELQSFVIAQLVIIRSGWMKKMLRKRLPLYRGECTVTRRCHLA; from the coding sequence atgactggtctaagtacgtccATTGTGGCATATAAACTGCCAACCAATCCGACgtgtccgccagtaaagcaaaagctcagaaagttcaagcctgatatgagtttgaaaataaaggaagaagtcactaagcaagtcaaagctaagatTCTCgtggtagtagaatacccgacatggttagccaacatcataccagtgccgaagaaggacgggaaggtcagagtctgtgtcgactatcgggatctcaaccgggccagtctaaAAGACAAGTTCCCTTTGTCGAACGcacacattctgattgacaattgcgccaagcatgagctgcagtccTTTGTGATTGCTCaactggttatcatcagatctggatggatgaagaagatgctgagaaaacggcttccATTATACCGTGgagaatgtactgttacaagaagATGTCATTTggcctaa